A single genomic interval of Oncorhynchus mykiss isolate Arlee chromosome 13, USDA_OmykA_1.1, whole genome shotgun sequence harbors:
- the LOC110485449 gene encoding Na(+)/H(+) exchange regulatory cofactor NHE-RF2-like, whose amino-acid sequence MATVELLPRLCHMVKGELGYGFNLHSDRTRRGQFIRSVDPGSPAQHADLRSRDRLVEVNGVNIEALRHSEVVAFIRGGGDETRLLVVDAETDELFKRLGVTPTSTHVKV is encoded by the exons ATGGCGACGGTGGAGCTCCTCCCCCGGCTGTGTCACATGGTGAAGGGGGAGCTGGGATACGGGTTCAACCTGCACAGTGACAGAACACGGCGAGGACAGTTCATACGCAGCGTGGATCCCGGGTCCCCCGCCCAACACGCAGACCTCAGATCCCGGGACAGGCTGGTGGAG gtgAATGGAGTGAACATCGAGGCGTTGAGACACTCAGAGGTGGTGGCGTTTATACGTGGCGGGGGGGACGAGACACGCCTCCTGGTGGTCGACGCGGAAACAGACGAGCTGTTCAAGAGGCTCGGGGTCACGCCCACCAGCACACATGTCAaag TTTGA
- the LOC118938147 gene encoding Na(+)/H(+) exchange regulatory cofactor NHE-RF2-like, with the protein MTDSAPPTPSSTTDLTPMDPPIINVTLMGSPITNGSPNSQTNSQYSRGSTTQSEFSSSDMSIQVPEDYERRVSDPFLDSGLHLSPTAAEAKERAQHGKKKAPPMDWSKKQEIFSNF; encoded by the exons ATGACAGACAGCGCCCCACCCACCCCCTCTTCAACCACTGACCTCACTCCAATGGATCCACCAATCATCAACGTCACCCTGATGGGCTCACCAATCACAAATGGCTCGCCCAATTCACAGACCAATTCCCAGTACTCACGTGGCTCGACTACCCAATCAGAATTCAGCAGCTCAGATATGAGCAttcag gtccctGAGGATTATGAGCGCCGTGTTTCAGACCCGTTCCTGGACAGCGGTCTGCATCTGAGCCCCACGGCAGCCGAGGCCAAAGAGAGGGCCCAACACGGCAAGAAGAAAGCGCCCCCTATGGACTGGAGCAAGAAACAGGAGATCTTCAGCAACTTCTGA